In the Paralichthys olivaceus isolate ysfri-2021 chromosome 17, ASM2471397v2, whole genome shotgun sequence genome, one interval contains:
- the rec8b gene encoding REC8 meiotic recombination protein b yields MFYYPNVLHRHTGCFSTIWLAATRGTRVTRRELLKVNVKLTCGDILGYVTAQVPPSQPNLPRPRFSLYLSSQLQYGVVVVYHSQCGFLLEEVQQTIDRFLRAKRCSRIDMAESDRLALNVPDSLYLMEETERAQDPFFGLMESHQLLSPYRILQTAFTSEDVGSQHSLVPSPLTTLNNEGFRSLSVAITLTEKEQFVITAENFEGEDLPEVTDREINLLMDQNDQFCKEVEEQRSRERTRELEGAMSSFDQLNKTAVREERDSVFLLDEETGQTVDITLASLGREMTPLRVAMPTPPSGESGTQVDQERERSNEEIKVCPIRRPPGSRRRQLVFADPQVQISDRAMKEQIVKPKAETLDLSGVLLDLPSLTKWATPAELFSAPCGSLPHADLQLLWKQCALLTALPVHGKNQSGEMEKEEEEEEARVESEQDREILRHSSMKQISSESGLQPADGSSVSDVILDISREDKSGNDVITPTGRWSPQEDTRPLMEPIAEENIEMPEAQTDTESKDMLSWISSILQRFAEVTFDSLLPPEADRTTAAHTLYKLLELLSAGHVTVLQTEPYSNMTITSA; encoded by the exons ATGTTTTACTATCCAAACGTCCTCCACCGCCACACCGGATGTTTCTCCACAATATG GTTAGCAGCCACCAGAGGCACCAGGGTGACTCGCAGAGAGCTTCTCAAAGTCAATGTCAAGCTAACATG cgGGGACATTTTGGGCTACGTGACGGCTCAGGTTCCTCCATCGCAGCCCAACCTGCCGAGGCCTCgcttctctctctacctgtcgtCCCAGCTGCAGTATGGAGTGGTGGTCGTCTACCACAGCCAGTGTGGCTTCCTGCTCG AGGAGGTTCAACAGACCATCGACCGCTTTCTGCGTGCTAAAAGATGCTCACGCATTGACATGGCTGAGTCTGACAG GCTGGCCCTGAATGTGCCTGACAGCCTGTACCTgatggaagagacagagagagctcaGGACCCCTTCTTCGGTCTCATGGAATCACACCAACTCCTCAGCCCCTATAGAATACTCCAG acTGCGTTTACAAGTGAAGACGTGGGTTCACAGCACTCCCTGGTGCCCAGTCCCCTCACCACACTTAACAACGAGG GTTTCAGGTCACTCTCAGTCGCCATCACGCTGACAGAGAAGGAGCAGTTCGTCATCACTGCTGAG AATTTCGAGGGAGAGGATCTTCCTGAggtcacagacagagagatcaACTTGTTGATGGATCAAAACGACCAGTTCTGTAAAG AAGTGGAGGAGCAGCGGAGCAGGGAGAGAACCAGGGAGCTTGAAGGAGCCATGTCCTCTTTTGACCA GCTGAATAAAACAGCAGTGAGAGAAGAGCGGGACAGTGTGTTCCTGCTGGATGAGGAGACAGGTCAAACTGTGGACATTACTCTGGCATCTCTTGGCCGAGAGATGACTCCACTGCGGGTTGCTATGCCAACCCCTCCCTCTGGAGAATCTGGGACGCAAGTGGACCAAGAGAGAGAACGTTCAAATGAAGAG ATCAAGGTCTGTCCAATCAGGAGACCTCCTGGAAGTCGCAGGCGTCAGCTGGTCTTTGCAGACCCTCAGGTCCAGATTTCTGACAGAGCAATGAAGGAACAGATTGTAAAACCCAAGGCGGAGACACTGGATCTG tCCGGTGTGTTGCTGGACTTGCCGTCTTTGACCAAGTGGGCCACACCTGCTGAGCTCTTCAGCGCCCCCTGTGGAT CCCTCCCTCATGCTGACCTCCAGTTGCTATGGAAACAGTGTGCCTTGCTCACTGCCCTGCCTGTGCATGGGAAGAACCAAAGTggggagatggagaaagaagaagaggaggaggaggcgagagTGGAGTCTGAGCAGGACCGAGAAATACTGAGGCACTCGAGCATGAAGCAG ATATCCAGTGAGTCAGGACTGCAACCCGCTGATGGCTCAT cTGTATCAGATGTGATCCTGGACATTTCCAGAGAGGACAAGTCTGGAAATGATGTGATCACCCCGACTGGGAGATG gtctCCGCAGGAGGACACTCGGCCACTAATGGAGCCTATAGCAGAGGAGAACATTGAAATGCCCGAGGcacagactgacacagagaGCAAGGACATGCTGAG CTGGATCTCCTCCATCCTGCAGAGGTTTGCTGAGGTCACCTTTGACTCTCTGCTCCCCCCCGAGGCCGACCGCACCACTGCAGCTCACACGCTCTACAAACTGCTCG AGCTGCTCTCTGCCGGACACGTGACCGTACTACAGACTGAGCCCTACAGCAACATGACCATCACATCTGCCTGA
- the LOC109629529 gene encoding uncharacterized protein — translation MAVTLPVQVQPDPANQPFPFLDTTLADLGIEESEVKERVVWVDTKKTQVKNKAGKLKEKEITILEVRVKAQRPGDEELQEVLYSTEAHTDRSFCRTGMNILPWKQRYTDNGLTPVQMTMALDVENEQLDSTEAHGQRDI, via the exons ATGGCAGTGACGCTGCCAGTGCAGGTGCAACCTGACCCCGCAAACCAACCCTTCCCCTTCCTGGACACGACACTGGCTGACCTGGGCATCGAGGA gtcAGAGGTGAAGGAGAGGGTGGTGTGGGTCGACACCAAGAAGACGCAGGTGAAGAACAAAGCAGGGaagctgaaggagaaggagatcACCATCCTGGAG GTGCGAGTGAAAGCACAGAGGCCTGGAGATGAAGAGCTCCAGGAGGTGTTGTACAGCACTGAGGCCCACACTGACCGCTCCTTCTGTCGCACTGGAATGAACATCCTGCCTTGGAAACAGAGATACACAG acaATGGATTGACACCCGTGCAGATGACGATGGCTTTGGACGTGGAAAATGAGCAGCTGGACTCGACTGAGGCGCACGGACAGAGGGATATCTGA
- the ipo4 gene encoding importin-4 → MTEELEQILLQLTQPDNAVIHQATAQLKQAFKDPAIVPALCAVMTGSQNPQIRQSAAVMLRLRVKKHWSKIRPDDRESLKAVVLQAFVQETEHTVQHSLSQLCAVMVKHETPDRWPALLQFLNQATKSSNLHERQVGLLLLNKVMDSNPEPFKPHYCQLLQLFSAVLQDPSNPTALYYCILTLTAFTAYTGSEEMTLMRSIIPSLIGALKHIIKADQDQASEAMEVFNELIESEVSVIVPHVADIVRFCLEVGSDTTLNNSLRVKGLSCITFLIKLKSKTMLKQKLLNPILQAIFPILVAAPPPGEQDPEDDEDDSGDTDNDNPKHCAAQIIDTMALHMPPEKLFQQLMPFTQACLASDNPYQKKGGLLCLAVLAEGCADHIRTKMLSPMLQAVCQSLSDSNQVVRCAGLFALGQFSEHLQPEVSKFCSELMPLLLGYLSSLNQAKVGHVTKAFYALENFMENLGSDIEPYLPTLMETMLSALNNTENLKIRELAVSAIGAIANAAKELLVPYFPPVIESLKGFLTTTTEEMRSLQTQSLDTLSVLARTIGKDVFSPLAAECIQLGLNLTDTIDDPDLRRCTYSLYSAVSTVSPECLTPHLTAITTVMLLALKSNEGITAHLEEDKTFVLLDDEDNEDDNGEEENDVSDFPEDETEADVHDVAGFSVENAYIDEKEDACDALGEIAFNTGAAFQAFLESSFQQVYEMRDFPHEDVRRAAFGAMGQFCRAQHKAWKENPTEANHQALLKLLDMVLPCFLETVRTEQERQVVMGVLETMNNVIKSCKEEVFKNPSRLKEISYIIRDVLKKKMVCQDGGADEADDEEQQAEYDAMLQEFAGEGIPLVAASVPADSFAPFLNDLLPLIMSKAKSSCTVAERSFSVGTIGEILQALAGVSGGRGVAGRLSNRLLPVLVAGVRDSDAEVRNNSVFGLGCLAQAAGPIVVTDFPMMLSVFSNMLTKESDLRVIDNLCAALCRMILSNVEAVPLEQVVPALVARLPLKEDLEENKTVFSCLAMLYTHSPDLVLKLMKPIVAASSHVLGNKEVDEETQNTVALLMREFAQRHSADFQSAVISLAGEQQAKLSAAISAA, encoded by the exons ATGACAGAAGAACTGGAGCAGATTCTCTTACAGCTGACACAGCCTGACAATGCCGTCATTCACCAG GCCACAGCCCAGCTGAAGCAGGCTTTCAAAGATCCAGCCATTGTCCCAGCCCTGTGTGCTGTCATGACCGGCTCCCAAAACCCCCAG ATCCGTCAGTCAGCTGCAGTGATGCTGAGGCTGCGAGTGAAGAAACACTGGAGCAAGATAAGGCCGGACGACAGAGAGAG CCTCAAGGCGGTGGTGCTGCAGGCCTTCGTGCAGGAAACAGA ACACACTGTGCAGCACTCGCTTTCCCAGCTCTGCGCAGTGATGGTCAAACATGAGACACCAGACCGCTGGCCTGCCCTGCTGCAGTTCCTCAATCAGGCCACCAAGAGCAGCAACCTTCATGAGAGACAG GTTGGCCTCCTGCTGCTGAACAAGGTGATGGATTCCAACCCTGAGCCTTTCAAGCCTCACTACTGCCAGCTGCTACAGCTGTTCAGTGCTGTGCTACAGGACCCCAGCAACCCAACAGCCCTGTACTACTGCATCCTCACCCTCACAGCCTTTACTGCATACACCGGCTCAGAGGAGATG ACCCTGATGCGTTCGATCATCCCAAGTCTGATTGGGGCTTTGAAACACATCATCAAGGCAGATCAg GACCAAGCCAGCGAGGCCATGGAGGTGTTCAATGAGCTCATAGAGAGCGAGGTGTCTGTCATCGTCCCTCACGTTGCCGACATTGTCCGTTTCTGCTTGGAG gtgGGCAGTGACACCACACTGAATAACTCTTTGCGGGTGAAAGGTCTCTCTTGCATCACCTTCCTCATCAAGTTGAAGAGCAAG ACCATGCTGAAGCAGAAATTGCTGAACCCCATCCTACAGGCCATCTTCCCCATACTTGTTGCAGCCCCACCCCCCGGGGAGCAGGACCCAGAGGACGACGAGGACGACTCTGGAGACACAGACAATGACAATCCCAAACATTGCGCCGCACAG ATCATCGACACAATGGCGCTCCACATGCCTCCAGAGAAGCTCTTCCAACAACTG ATGCCCTTCACTCAGGCCTGTCTTGCCAGTGACAACCCCTATCAGAAGAAGGGGGGTCTCTTGTGTCTTGCAGTACTGGCTGAGGGATGTGCTGACCACATACGCACCAA GATGTTGTCACCAATGCTGCAGGCAGTGTGTCAGAGTCTCTCTGACAGTAATCAAGTGGTGCGCTGTGCTGGCCTTTTTGCTCTGGGACAGTTCTCTGAACACTTACAG cctgAGGTGAGTAAGTTCTGTTCCGAGTTGATGCCTCTGCTGTTGGGATACCTCTCCTCTTTGAACCAGGCCAAGGTCGGCCACGTCACCAAAGCCTTTTACGCCCTCGAGAACTTCATGGAGAACCTAG GGTCAGATATTGAACCGTACCTGCCCACTCTGATGGAGACCATGCTGTCTGCCCTCAACAACACTGAAAACCTCAAGATAAGAGAGCTCGCTGTGTCTGCCATCGGTGCCATAG CCAATGCTGCCAAAGAGCTGCTGGTTCCGTACTTCCCTCCAGTAATTGAGAGCCTTAAGGGCTTCCTGACCACCACCACAGAAGAAATGAGGTCTCTACAAACTCAGTCACTGG ACACTCTGTCTGTGTTGGCTCGTACCATCGGCAAAGATGTCTTCAGTCCTCTGGCTGCGGAGTGTATTCAACTGGGCCTCAACCTCACGGACACCATTGATGACCCTGATCTGAGACGCTGCAC GTACAGTCTATATTCTGCTGTATCCACAGTCAGCCCTGAATGCCTGACTCCTCACCTCACTGCCATTACCACAGTCATGCTGCTCGCCCTCAAGTCTAATGAAGGCATCACG GCTCACCTTGAGGAGGACAAGACGTTCGTACTGCTGGATGATGAAGACAATGAGGACGACAacggagaggaagaaaatgatgTCTCTGATTTTCCAGAAGATGAGACCGAGGCGGATGTCCACGATGTTGCAGG CTTCAGTGTTGAGAATGCTTACATCGATGAGAAGGAGGACGCCTGTGACGCACTGGGAGAGATCGCCTTCAACACAGG AGCTGCCTTTCAAGCTTTCCTGGAGTCGAGCTTCCAGCAGGTTTACGAGATGAGAGAT TTTCCCCATGAAGATGTCCGCAGGGCAGCATTTGGAGCCATGGGCCAGTTCTGTCGAGCTCAGCACAAAGCGTGGAAGGAGAATCCCACTGAGGCCAACCATCAGG CCCTCCTGAAGCTGCTGGACATGGTGCTGCCTTGCTTTCTGGAAACGGTTCGGACAGAGCAGGAGCGCCAGGTCGTGATGGGGGTCCTGGAAACCATGAACAACGTTATCAAGTCCTGCAAGGAGGAGGTTTTCAAAAATCCGTCCCGCCTAAAGGAGATCAGCTACATCATCCGCGATGTGCTGAAGAAGAAG ATGGTTTGTCAGGATGGTGgtgctgatgaagctgatgatgaGGAAcaacag GCGGAGTATGACGCCATGCTACAGGAGTTTGCCGGGGAGGGGATTCCCCTAGTGGCCGCTTCTGTCCCTGCAGACAGCTTCGCCCCATTCCTCAATGACCTGCTGCCTCTGATCATGAGCAAAGCT AAATCCTCGTGCACGGTGGCAGAACGCTCCTTCTCTGTGGGCACTATTGGGGAAATCCTGCAGGCCCTTGCGGGTGTATCTGGGGGTAGAGGAGTGGCGGGGCGACTGTCCAACCGTCTGCTTCCTGTGCTGGTAGCTGGAGTGAGGGACAGTGACGCAGAGGTTCGCAACAACAGCGTGTTTGGACTGGGATGTCTGGCCCAGGCGGCTGGACCCATCGTTGTAAC AGATTTTCCGATGATGCTGTCGGTGTTTTCCAACATGCTGACCAAAGAGTCAGACCTAAGGGTGATCGACAACCTGTGTGCTGCCCTCTGCAGGATGATCTTGAGTAATGTAGAGGCTGTCCCTCTGGAGCAG GTGGTTCCTGCTCTGGTGGCTCGTCTCCCTCTTAAAGAGGACCTGGAGGAGAACAAGACGGTGTTCAGCTGCCTGGCCATGCTctacacacacagtcctgatCTG gtTTTGAAGTTAATGAAGCCCATAGTTGCTGCATCCAGTCATGTGTTGGGCAACAAGGAGGTTGATGAAG AAACCCAGAACACCGTGGCCTTGCTGATGAGGGAATTTGCTCAGCGCCACTCTGCAGACTTCCAATCAGCTGTGATCTCTCTGGCTGGAGAGCAACAGGCCAAACTCAGCGCTGCCATCTCTGCAGCGTAG
- the nanog gene encoding homeobox protein NANOG, giving the protein MTDWKTQIGYKYNPSYHAYAYGLVYQPGPEQNHGNHLGCWSDAGVTDLSNYSAGVPQAYYTSTARAREESPPGSPEQQQHAASGHHHYQGSGVVYLGDAQAGRLLLARPHRAAYDDARADGVGRVGSDSTSDSEAHTSPDSWSSSSSSSREGGLPQADPATWVKGDLESEVRDRSPISSKDISSSHVEEPHPFAVAGNEVADDIAPLQVPLAVPDKPSPPAVNKPKGKVRAAFSESQMNTLVQRFRVQRYLTPAEMKNLAELTGLTYQQVKTWFQNRRVKLKRHQKDTSWVSERYTLNKDGPVHGTMYNNIPPHIPPYRGEAQSQLKEHYNQHMMKATPQNLAFYLAAMGGTPGSAGYPSWSTASSQNSMPTRPQTTGWSMPPGINHYEYNPNAYNASTSINTGHNTSFETKDEESVNS; this is encoded by the exons ATGACGGACTGGAAGACGCAGATCGGCTACAAGTACAACCCCTCGTACCATGCATATGCCTACGGCCTCGTGTACCAGCCCGGGCCCGAGCAGAACCACGGGAACCACCTGGGCTGCTGGAGCGACGCCGGAGTCACCGACCTGAGCAACTACAGCGCCGGGGTGCCGCAGGCCTACTACACCTCCACCGCCAGAGCCCGGGAGGAGTCACCGCCGGGCAGtccggagcagcagcagcacgcaGCCAGCGGCCACCACCACTACCAGGGCTCCGGGGTCGTGTACCTCGGTGACGCCCAGGCGGGCCGCCTGCTCCTGGCAAGGCCGCACCGGGCTGCGTACGACGACGCGCGGGCAGATGGAGTCGGACGGGTCGGGAGCGACTCCACCAGTGACTCTGAGGCGCACACCTCACCAG ACTCATGGAGTTcaagcagtagcagcagcagggaaGGAGGTTTGCCCCAAGCAGACCCTGCTACTTGGGTAAAGGGAGATCTTGAAAGTGAGGTGCGCGACAGGAGCCCCATTTCCAGCAAGGACATTTCCAGCTCTCATGTGGAGGAGCCTCATCCATTCGCTGTGGCAGGGAACGAGGTTGCAGACGACATCGCCCCTCTACAGGTGCCCTTGGCTGTCCCCGATAAACCAAGCCCTCCTGCTGTAAACAAACCTAAAGGAAAGGTGCGGGCAGCCTTCTCAGAGAGTCAGATGAATACTCTGGTCCAGCGCTTCAGGGTTCAGAGGTACCTCACCCCGGCCGAAATGAAGAATCTGGCAGAACTGACTGGCCTGACTTACCAACAG GTGAAGACTTGGTTTCAGAACCGGAGGGTGAAGCTGAAAAGGCACCAGAAAGACACCAGCTGGGTGTCTGAGCGCTACACGCTCAACAAGGACGGCCCAGTCCACGGAACCATGTACAACAACATTCCCCCACACATCCCACCT TATCGGGGAGAGGCCCAGTCCCAGCTCAAGGAGCATTACAACCAGCACATGATGAAGGCGACCCCACAGAACCTGGCCTTCTACCTGGCTGCTATGGGTGGCACCCCAGGGTCCGCTGGCTACCCCTCCTGGTCCACCGCTTCTTCCCAGAACTCAATGCCCACCAGGCCCCAAACAACCGGCTGGTCCATGCCGCCGGGCATCAACCATTATGAATACAACCCCAATGCATACAATGCATCCACGTCAATCAACACCGGACACAATACGAGCTTCGAAACCAAAGACGAGGAGTCTGTCAACAGCTGA
- the tm9sf1 gene encoding transmembrane 9 superfamily member 1, with translation MQRGVGHLPGGCKKTMGLHCILILCLVSSCIAGFKQGDNVTIFVNKVGPYHNPQETYHYYTLPVCRPEKVHHKSLSLGEVLDGDRMAESLYHIRFRENVEKKTLCQLTLSEKQVDQLREAIEELYYFEFVLDDIPIWGFVGYIEESGFLPHSHKVGLWTHLDFNIEYNSDSVIFANVSVKDVKPVPLEEGAGAAVGGVGLGGGSLTVTHTYSVHWFESPLPHARRAERLRDYSFFPKTLEIHWLSIINSLVLVVLLLGFVIIILMRVLKNDFARYNVEEEGGCDDLDQGDNGWKIIHTDVFRFPPYKSLLCAVLGVGAQFLTLATGIIIMALLGMFNVHRHGAINSAAIVLYALTSCVSGYVSCSFYTQINGQRWVWNIILTSSLFSAPLFLTWSIVNSIHWWSGSTQALPASTVFLLLGAWVLVGFPLTIIGGIVGKNRAGNFQAPCRTRNIARQIPTQPWYKHTAVHMAIGGFLPFSAISVELYYIFATVWGREHYTLYGILLCVYAILLSVGACISVALTYFLLSGEDYRWWWRSVLSTGSTGLFIFVYSVFYYHNRSSMSGLVQSTEFFGYSLLTAFVFSLMLGSVSFWASLAFIRYIYHSLKMD, from the exons ATGCAGCGTGGAGTCGGACACCTGCCAGGTGGCTGCAAGAAAACAATGGGGCTGCACTGCATCTTGATCCTGTGCTTAGTCTCAAGCTGCATCGCGGGCTTCAAGCAGGGGGACAACGTGACTATCTTTGTCAACAAAGTGGGCCCTTACCATAACCCCCAAGAGACGTATCACTACTACACCCTGCCGGTCTGCAGGCCAGAGAAG GTACACCACAAGTCCCTGAGTCTGGGAGAAGTGTTGGATGGTGACAGGATGGCAGAGTCTTTATATCACATCCGCTTCAGAGAGAATGTGGAGAAAAAGACTCTTTGTCAACTCACTCTTTCAGAGAAACAG GTGGACCAGCTTCGAGAGGCCATCGAGGAGCTGTACTACTTTGAATTTGTCCTGGATGACATTCCAATCTGGGGTTTTGTGGGATACATTGAAGAGAGCGGCTTTCTGCCTCACAGCCACAAG gTGGGTTTGTGGACTCACCTCGACTTCAACATCGAGTACAACAGTGACTCTGTGATCTTCGCCAATGTCTCAGTAAAAGACGTCAAACCCGTTCCCCTGGAGGAGGGGGCGGGTGCAGCGGTAGGTGGCGTTGGTTTGGGCGGAGGCAGCCTGACCGTCACCCACACTTACAGCGTGCACTGGTTCGAGTCCCCACTGCCTCATGCGCGGAGAGCCGAGCGCCTCCGGGACTACTCATTCTTTCCCAAAACGCTGGAGATCCACTGGCTGTCCATCATCAACTCgctggtgctggtggtgctgctgctgggcttcgtcatcatcatcctcatgcGGGTCCTCAAGAATGACTTTGCCAG ATAcaacgtggaggaggagggcggcTGTGATGATCTGGACCAGGGAGACAACGGCTGGAAGATCATACACACTGATGTCTTCAGGTTTCCCCCTTACAAAAGCCTACTGTGTGCTGTGCTGGGAGTGGGGGCCCAGTTCCTTACCCTGGCCACGG GGATCATCATCATGGCACTGTTGGGAATGTTCAACGTACATCGCCACGGCGCCATCAACTCAGCAGCTATTGTCCTGTACGCTCTGACCAGCTGTGTGTCGGGCTATGTGTCTTGTAGCTTCTACACGCAGATCAATGGCCAGCGCTGGGTGTGGAACATCATCCTCACCTCGTCTCTCTTTTCTG CTCCTCTTTTCCTGACGTGGAGCATCGTGAACTCCATCCACTGGTGGAGCGGCTCCACTCAGGCTCTGCCGGCCTCCACTGTGTTCCTCCTGCTGGGTGCCTGGGTGCTGGTGGGCTTCCCCCTCACAATCATCGGAGGCATCGTGGGGAAGAACCGAGCCGGAAACTTCCAGGCACCCTGTCGCACTCGCAACATCGCCAGACAAATCCCCACACAGCCGtggtacaaacacacagctgtgcACATGGCCATCGGCGGCTTCCTGCCGTTCAG CGCCATCTCAGTGGAGCTGTACTACATCTTCGCCACCGTGTGGGGCCGAGAGCACTACACCCTCTACGGCATCCTGCTGTGTGTCTACGCCATCCTCCTCTCGGTGGGCGCCTGCATCTCTGTGGCCCTCACCTACTTCCTGCTGTCGGGCGAGGACTACCGATGGTGGTGGCGGAGCGTGCTCAGCACAGGCTCCACCGGCCTCTTCATCTTCGTCTACTCCGTCTTCTACTACCACAACCGGTCGTCTATGAGTGGCCTGGTTCAGAGCACAGAGTTCTTTGGCTACTCTCTGCTCACGGCGTTCGTCTTCTCGCTGATGCTGGGCAGCGTTTCCTTCTGGGCCTCGCTGGCATTTATTCGATACATCTACCATAGCCTCAAGATGGACTAG
- the fen1 gene encoding flap endonuclease 1, with translation MGIHGLAKLIADQSPGAIKEQEIKNYFGRKIAIDASMCIYQFLIAVRQDGNVLQNEDGETTSHLMGMFYRTIRMLEHGIKPVYVFDGKPPQLKSAELEKRGERRAEAEKLLTQAQEMGEQENIDKFSKRLVKVTKQHNEDCKKLLTLMGVPYIEAPCEAEASCAALVKAGKVFATATEDMDSLTFGTNVLLRHLTASEARKLPIQEFHFSRILQDIGLTNEQFIDLCILLGCDYCGTIKGIGPKRAIDLIRQHGSIEEILENIDTSKHPAPEDWLFKEARGLFLDPEVVDCSKVDLKWVEPDEEELVQFMCAEKQFSEDRIRNGYKKIQKSRQGSTQGRLDSFFSVTGSLSSKRKEPEVKGSAKKKQKTGATPGKFKKGK, from the exons ATGGGAATACACGGGCTAGCCAAGCTGATCGCGGACCAGTCTCCCGGAGCCATCAAAGAACAAGAAATCAAGAACTACTTCG GCAGAAAAATTGCCATAGATGCATCCATGTGCATCTACCAGTTCCTGATCGCTGTGCGTCAGGACGGAAACGTTCTGCAGAACGAAGATGGAGAGACGACGAG CCATCTGATGGGAATGTTCTACCGGACGATCCGCATGCTGGAACATGGGATCAAACCTGTGTACGTGTTTGATGGCAAGCCTCCACAGCTCAAGTCAGCAGAG CTGGAGAAGAGAGGCGAGAGGAGGGCAGAAGCCGAGAAGTTGCTCACTCAAGCTCAGGAAATGG GGGAACAAGAGAATATTGACAAATTCTCTAAACGTCTGGTAAAAGTCACCAAACAGCATAATGAAGATTGCAAGAAGCTGCTCACCCTGATGGGGGTTCCCTACATCGAG GCTCCGTGCGAGGCAGAGGCCAGCTGTGCTGCTCTGGTGAAAGCAGGGAAGGTGTTTGCCACAGCAACAGAAGACATGGACAGTCTGACCTTTGGCACAAATGTCCTGCTCAGACACCTCACCGCCAGTGAAGCAAG GAAACTTCCTATTCAAGAATTCCACTTCAGTCGAATCCTGCAAGACATCGGCCTGACCAATGAACAG TTCATAGACCTGTGTATTCTGCTGGGCTGTGACTACTGTGGCACCATCAAGGGGATCGGCCCCAAGAGGGCCATCGACCTGATCAGACAGCACGGCTCCATCGAGGAGATCCTGGAAAACATTGACACCAGC AAGCACCCAGCTCCAGAGGACTGGCTGTTCAAAGAGGCCAGGGGTTTGTTTTTAGACCCTGAGGTGGTGGATTGTTCCAAAGTGGATTTGAAGTGGGTCGAGCCTGATGAGGAAGAACTGGTCCAGTTTATGTGTGCTGAGAAACAGTTCAG TGAGGACAGGATTCGTAACGGCTATAAGAAGATCCAAAAGAGTCGACAGGGCAGCACACAAGGACGGTTGGACTCTTTCTTCTCGGTCACTGGATCTCTGTCCTCCAAGCGAAAG gAACCTGAGGTTAAAGGATCGGcgaagaaaaagcagaagacTGGAGCCACACCAGGCAAATTTAAGAAGGGCAAATAG